TTGCGTGACGCTGGTTTTGAGGTCATATACACGGGCATAAGGCAGACTCCGGAGCAGATAGTGGAGAGCGTCATCCAAGAGGACGTTGATGTCCTTGGAATAAGCATCCTCTCCGGCGCGCACATGGTTCTGATTCCCAAGATTCTGAGGCTCCTTGAGGAAAGGGGTATAAAGCCCAACGAGGACGTTCTCGTTATTGCCGGTGGAATAATACCCCCCGACGACGCCGAGCAGCTTGAGAAGACCGGTGTTGCCAAGGTCTTCGGCCCGGGAAGTCCGATTGGCGACATAATAAGCTTCATCGATGAGAACGTCCCGAGGCTAAAGAAGTTCAGGTCGGGGTAGCCCAACCTTTATAATTTCTTCCTGGATAATTTGTCCGAGTGGTGACGATGATAGACGACCTTATAGAACGCATGCTCCAGGGGGACAGGCGCGCGACGGCGAGGCTCATAACCCTCGTCGAGAACGATGAGGAGAAGGCGAGGGAGATAATACGGAAAATACATCCCCATACGGGGAACGCATACATCGTCGGCATAACCGGCCCGCCAGGGGCCGGAAAATCGACCCTTCTCGACAAGCTCATCAGGGTTGCCAGGGAGGAGGGGAAAGTCGTAGGCGTCATAGCCATAGACCCCACCTCGCCCTTCACCGGCGGTGCCCTTCTCGGCGACAGAATAAGGATGCAGAGGCACTCGACGGACCCGGGAGTTTTCATCAGGAGCATGGCAACCAGGGGTTCCCTCGGTGGACTCGCCAAGGCCACCAACGATGCCATAAAGGTTCTCGATGCCTACGGCTGTGACGTCATCTTCGTTGAGACCGTCGGCGTCGGCCAGATTGAGATTGACATCGTCAAGACGGCCGATACCGTGGTTCTCGTAACCGTGCCCGGTTTGGGAGATGATGTGCAGGC
This window of the Thermococcus thermotolerans genome carries:
- the meaB gene encoding methylmalonyl Co-A mutase-associated GTPase MeaB → MIDDLIERMLQGDRRATARLITLVENDEEKAREIIRKIHPHTGNAYIVGITGPPGAGKSTLLDKLIRVAREEGKVVGVIAIDPTSPFTGGALLGDRIRMQRHSTDPGVFIRSMATRGSLGGLAKATNDAIKVLDAYGCDVIFVETVGVGQIEIDIVKTADTVVLVTVPGLGDDVQAIKAGLMEIADVFVINKADKEGADATYFELNLMLDLEKERWEKRGWRPPIVETVATTMKGIRELWAAIKEHHEFLERSGEIERKRKFRAEEEVKTIVSGRIAKAISERLDDKEVAALIEKVVRREVDPYSAADLVLEKALGVKV
- a CDS encoding cobalamin B12-binding domain-containing protein, producing MVERSKVRVLVAKPGLDGHDRGAKVVARALRDAGFEVIYTGIRQTPEQIVESVIQEDVDVLGISILSGAHMVLIPKILRLLEERGIKPNEDVLVIAGGIIPPDDAEQLEKTGVAKVFGPGSPIGDIISFIDENVPRLKKFRSG